One genomic window of Pseudomonadota bacterium includes the following:
- a CDS encoding 4Fe-4S binding protein, which translates to MKAKILKTDTRKCNGARVCETTCSKAFFKVDDPACSSIRYSREGEGAHALNVCNQCGECIAICPVEALYRNKVGVVMVNKKICVGCFMCIGFCPTASMRRAPGRTEPFKCTSCGLCAKACPTQALAIVEEEVR; encoded by the coding sequence ATGAAGGCTAAAATCCTGAAGACCGACACGCGGAAGTGCAACGGCGCGCGGGTGTGCGAGACGACCTGCTCCAAGGCGTTCTTCAAGGTCGACGATCCGGCGTGCTCCTCCATCCGGTACAGCCGGGAAGGAGAGGGCGCGCACGCGCTGAACGTCTGCAACCAGTGCGGCGAGTGCATCGCGATCTGCCCGGTCGAGGCGCTCTACCGCAACAAGGTGGGCGTCGTGATGGTGAACAAGAAGATCTGCGTCGGCTGCTTCATGTGCATCGGCTTCTGCCCCACGGCGTCGATGCGCAGGGCGCCCGGGCGAACCGAGCCGTTCAAGTGCACGTCCTGCGGGCTGTGCGCCAAGGCGTGCCCGACCCAGGCGCTCGCGATCGTCGAGGAGGAAGTGCGATGA